A genomic segment from Pseudoduganella chitinolytica encodes:
- a CDS encoding DUF6006 family protein has protein sequence MKTSKHGWRAGAVIAAALCGTPLALAQAPPAAGWWGGSWTCTIDGRPARMAWTMVNVAEGDCEGSVCTQVAGAEWRGKFSDNGSRWVPLTNPRRGSRGGLYFNHADGNRWFLPRPIDSRTKGWTTWQGQRYPLSCRR, from the coding sequence ATGAAGACCTCGAAGCACGGATGGCGCGCGGGCGCCGTCATCGCGGCGGCCCTGTGCGGCACGCCGCTGGCGCTGGCACAAGCCCCCCCGGCTGCCGGCTGGTGGGGCGGCTCGTGGACGTGCACGATCGACGGCCGGCCGGCACGCATGGCATGGACCATGGTCAACGTCGCGGAGGGCGATTGCGAAGGCTCGGTCTGCACCCAGGTCGCCGGCGCCGAGTGGCGAGGCAAGTTCTCAGACAATGGCAGCCGTTGGGTACCGCTGACCAATCCCCGTCGGGGCAGCCGGGGCGGCCTGTATTTCAACCATGCGGATGGCAACCGCTGGTTCCTGCCCCGCCCCATCGACAGCCGGACGAAAGGCTGGACGACGTGGCAAGGCCAGCGCTACCCGCTGTCGTGCCGGCGGTGA